A genomic region of Aeropyrum pernix K1 contains the following coding sequences:
- a CDS encoding glycerate kinase type-2 family protein encodes MPIDTGPEGQRRLVSILREAVGRVLEASRLDWRVRRLLEERGLCRSRAVVLALGKGSLQMARGALECLEPEGGVVVKPRGMTGNVEGLEVVEGSHPLPDEWSLRAGRRLLEWAGSAGEGDNVVVLVSGGGSALAEVPMEGLALEDLREVNMLLLKSGASIHEINTVRKHLSRIKGGRLAATAYPARVLGVYASDVPGDRLDMIASGPTVPDPTTYGDALAVLERYGLRDSAPPRVVALLEAGARGEVEETPKPGDRRLSTTENRLAASNMDVLEDLAAWLGGRGFNTLVLTSRLEGESREVGRALASIALEALDRGVPVKPPAALLAGGETTVTVRGGGRGGRNMELALAWSLAMAYWSPEAPAAILAMDTDGIDGRSDAAGAVAWPWLPVALRDAGLDPYQLLADNDSERAFAYAGSLVSTGLTGTNLNSVVVVLLGPPPKPDDGEA; translated from the coding sequence TTGCCCATTGACACGGGCCCTGAGGGGCAGAGGAGGCTTGTCAGCATCCTCAGGGAGGCTGTTGGGAGGGTTTTGGAGGCTTCCAGGCTGGACTGGAGGGTTAGGCGGCTCCTGGAGGAGAGGGGGCTGTGCCGCTCCCGGGCTGTGGTGCTGGCCCTGGGGAAGGGCTCCCTCCAGATGGCCCGGGGGGCGCTGGAGTGCCTCGAGCCCGAGGGTGGAGTGGTTGTCAAGCCCCGCGGCATGACGGGGAATGTTGAGGGTCTGGAGGTGGTGGAGGGCAGCCACCCCCTGCCCGACGAGTGGAGCCTGCGGGCTGGCAGGAGGCTGCTGGAGTGGGCCGGCTCCGCTGGTGAAGGCGATAACGTGGTTGTCCTGGTCTCGGGGGGCGGTAGCGCCCTGGCCGAGGTGCCCATGGAGGGGCTGGCCCTGGAGGACCTGCGGGAGGTTAACATGCTCCTCCTGAAATCCGGCGCCTCGATACACGAGATCAACACCGTGAGGAAGCACCTATCAAGGATAAAGGGCGGGAGGCTGGCTGCAACCGCCTACCCAGCCAGGGTCCTCGGGGTGTACGCCAGCGACGTCCCCGGCGACAGGCTTGACATGATAGCCTCCGGCCCCACGGTCCCCGACCCCACCACCTACGGGGACGCCCTCGCGGTTCTCGAGAGGTACGGGCTCCGGGACTCAGCGCCCCCGAGGGTTGTGGCCCTCCTCGAGGCCGGTGCCCGGGGGGAGGTTGAGGAGACGCCTAAGCCCGGTGACAGGAGGCTCTCGACCACGGAGAACCGCCTGGCGGCTTCTAACATGGACGTCCTCGAGGACCTCGCCGCCTGGCTAGGCGGGAGGGGGTTCAACACCTTAGTCCTAACCTCCAGGCTGGAGGGGGAGTCGAGGGAGGTGGGGAGAGCCCTGGCGAGCATAGCCCTCGAGGCGCTTGACAGGGGTGTGCCAGTGAAGCCACCCGCAGCCCTGCTGGCGGGAGGCGAGACAACCGTCACGGTGAGGGGCGGAGGCAGGGGCGGGAGGAACATGGAGCTCGCCCTGGCCTGGAGCCTGGCAATGGCCTACTGGAGCCCGGAGGCCCCCGCCGCCATTCTCGCTATGGATACTGACGGTATAGACGGTAGGAGCGACGCGGCCGGGGCGGTGGCCTGGCCCTGGCTCCCCGTAGCACTTAGGGACGCAGGCCTCGACCCCTACCAGCTCCTGGCGGATAACGACAGCGAGAGGGCCTTCGCCTACGCGGGCAGCCTCGTCTCCACGGGGCTCACGGGCACTAACCTGAACAGCGTCGTCGTGGTGCTGCTA
- a CDS encoding DUF371 domain-containing protein, whose product MAEAGLEVVGRWLFFQAWGHPNVRATHRTTFEITSDDYLTPRGDCIIGIRSSVTPRSLPQWFKSIARSPDSIIVVVLCSEGVCDTAVGRGHPGLSLGDGRRMVFRRSSFVGPETVMIGSSKAAADLRRDLIEMLRRGAALRVGMTVVRRSEVEGGGLQPPAAGPHDSDGRAWEALN is encoded by the coding sequence TTGGCTGAGGCTGGGCTTGAGGTTGTGGGTAGGTGGCTGTTCTTCCAGGCTTGGGGGCACCCCAATGTTAGGGCTACCCATAGGACGACGTTTGAGATCACGAGCGACGACTACCTCACCCCCAGGGGCGACTGCATAATCGGCATCAGGAGCAGCGTGACCCCCAGGAGCCTCCCCCAGTGGTTTAAGAGCATAGCTAGGAGCCCCGACTCGATAATAGTGGTGGTGCTCTGCTCTGAGGGGGTTTGCGACACCGCCGTCGGAAGGGGCCACCCTGGCCTTAGCTTAGGCGACGGGAGGAGGATGGTGTTCAGGAGGAGCAGCTTCGTTGGGCCGGAGACTGTTATGATAGGGAGCTCCAAGGCGGCGGCGGACCTGAGGAGAGACCTTATAGAGATGCTCAGGAGGGGGGCTGCGCTGAGGGTTGGGATGACTGTTGTGAGGAGGAGCGAGGTCGAGGGCGGGGGGCTCCAGCCCCCCGCCGCGGGGCCTCACGACAGCGACGGGAGGGCCTGGGAGGCTCTAAACTAG
- a CDS encoding M28 family peptidase: MAGGWGGLAGDALRLYSALKGASGWLGVRAGGSRGAVEVVRAFLEESLGVSSRLHEFWVDAWVLRSSGLDPAASWHSVGPYVLGGDVEGRPLVLEGDPSHASSWRGVDAGGRVVVARAPGVVDDLKAAALLAAEAGAEALLVESRDPRVIVTGGDWGYSVSAGSPTPIPVAVVPLGYSRRAEEAGVVRVWVDACVERRRDYNVVAVDGGRGGVVLAGAHLDHWYTGFTDNILGVAQAVETAGRLRGRGLAAGVVVFGAEEHGMPGMASWYWAAGSRSYAGLLRESGAAEEVEAYVNFDVAGYRCLVASGAPQLVGHALEAGAVERCCECPECDSIMMAWAGIPTLSLHSLWCPGVQEAYHTPRDTPDRASWDTAWTAVEAAVRTVTRGPEWPRLTHHFRSSLSGAGVRGRRLLYILESLARRAGWGALFREASRSLLKVVHYGSLRWESRPLEALYMPEASLFKRIMGDIERGRPPLAVVEVGRSERQLYSLSPTPPPRAPPRSILWEQLEANMERLEEEVEDLRMRLVR, translated from the coding sequence TTGGCTGGTGGTTGGGGTGGGCTTGCTGGTGATGCGTTGAGGCTCTACTCTGCGTTGAAGGGTGCTTCAGGGTGGCTGGGGGTCCGGGCTGGGGGTTCTCGGGGTGCTGTGGAGGTTGTGAGGGCTTTTCTGGAGGAGTCTCTGGGCGTGTCTTCGAGGCTCCACGAGTTCTGGGTTGACGCGTGGGTGCTGAGGTCCTCGGGCCTCGACCCCGCGGCTTCCTGGCACTCTGTGGGCCCTTATGTTCTGGGGGGTGATGTTGAGGGGAGGCCCCTGGTTCTTGAGGGTGATCCGAGCCACGCCTCCAGCTGGAGGGGGGTGGATGCTGGGGGGCGTGTTGTCGTTGCTAGGGCGCCGGGTGTTGTGGACGATCTTAAGGCCGCCGCCCTCCTCGCCGCGGAGGCGGGGGCTGAGGCTCTCCTGGTAGAGTCTAGGGACCCCAGGGTTATAGTGACGGGGGGTGACTGGGGGTATAGCGTCTCCGCGGGGAGCCCCACACCCATACCCGTGGCGGTGGTCCCCCTAGGCTACTCCCGCCGGGCGGAGGAGGCGGGGGTTGTGAGGGTTTGGGTTGACGCTTGTGTCGAGAGGAGGAGGGACTATAACGTGGTTGCTGTGGACGGGGGGCGGGGAGGGGTGGTGCTGGCAGGGGCCCACCTCGACCACTGGTACACCGGGTTCACCGACAACATCCTCGGGGTGGCACAGGCGGTGGAGACTGCAGGGAGGCTTAGGGGGAGGGGCTTGGCGGCTGGTGTTGTGGTGTTCGGGGCCGAGGAGCATGGGATGCCGGGGATGGCGTCGTGGTACTGGGCTGCGGGGAGCAGGAGCTACGCAGGCCTCCTCCGGGAGAGCGGGGCGGCGGAGGAGGTGGAGGCTTATGTGAACTTCGACGTCGCCGGCTACAGGTGCCTCGTGGCCAGCGGGGCCCCCCAGCTGGTGGGCCACGCCCTGGAGGCGGGGGCTGTTGAGAGGTGCTGCGAGTGCCCGGAGTGCGACAGCATAATGATGGCCTGGGCCGGCATACCTACCCTATCCCTCCACAGCCTATGGTGTCCCGGCGTCCAGGAGGCCTACCACACCCCTAGGGACACCCCCGACAGGGCCTCCTGGGACACCGCCTGGACGGCTGTTGAGGCCGCTGTCAGGACAGTCACCCGGGGGCCGGAGTGGCCGAGGCTAACCCACCACTTCCGCAGCTCCCTATCGGGGGCTGGTGTCAGGGGGAGGAGGCTCCTCTACATCCTAGAATCCTTAGCTAGGAGGGCGGGCTGGGGAGCCCTCTTCCGCGAGGCCTCCAGGAGCCTCCTTAAGGTTGTTCACTACGGCAGCCTGAGGTGGGAGTCGAGACCCCTGGAGGCGCTCTACATGCCCGAGGCCAGCCTGTTCAAGAGGATAATGGGGGATATTGAGAGGGGGAGGCCGCCGCTGGCGGTGGTGGAGGTGGGGAGGAGTGAGAGGCAGCTCTACTCCCTCTCCCCTACACCGCCTCCGCGGGCCCCGCCCCGCAGCATACTCTGGGAGCAGCTGGAGGCGAATATGGAGAGGCTTGAGGAGGAGGTTGAGGACCTCAGGATGAGGCTGGTACGCTAG
- a CDS encoding RPA12/RPB9/RPC11 RNA polymerase family protein — MKFCPKCGGVMLPRKDGEKRLLVCGSCGYTIEAKPEDLSRYKGVEKVKDHVLTTKTVNVVKKRQREKEEIEQAREEYYELVLEQLGEYGE, encoded by the coding sequence GTGAAGTTCTGTCCCAAGTGCGGCGGCGTCATGCTGCCCAGGAAGGATGGTGAGAAGAGGCTCCTCGTCTGCGGCAGCTGCGGCTACACCATAGAGGCCAAGCCCGAGGACCTCAGCAGGTACAAGGGCGTGGAGAAGGTCAAGGACCACGTGCTCACTACCAAGACGGTGAACGTGGTTAAGAAGAGGCAGAGGGAGAAGGAGGAGATAGAGCAGGCGAGGGAGGAGTACTACGAGCTCGTTCTAGAACAGCTCGGAGAGTACGGCGAGTAA
- a CDS encoding LEA type 2 family protein encodes MVSRRAAALALLAALAAVGAVAGYAYLSWSASRAAGEIVVRIVDIDPIGGSVVASIENPTSFGFRVERLEVRVYASSGSGLEEVAVLTSKSPVYLAPGSSSTVYMDVSVGILRALAAVIGGAELVVEVEVEAKPYLGPIPFTQTVPSCNKL; translated from the coding sequence TTGGTATCGCGGCGCGCAGCAGCGTTGGCACTCCTTGCGGCTCTCGCGGCGGTAGGGGCTGTGGCGGGCTATGCATACCTGTCCTGGAGCGCCTCTAGGGCGGCAGGCGAGATTGTCGTTAGAATAGTGGACATCGACCCCATAGGGGGTAGCGTTGTGGCTTCCATAGAGAACCCTACTAGCTTCGGCTTCCGTGTCGAGCGGCTGGAGGTAAGGGTCTATGCCTCCTCCGGGAGTGGGTTGGAGGAGGTTGCCGTGCTCACCTCAAAATCCCCGGTGTACCTAGCCCCAGGATCCTCGAGCACGGTCTACATGGATGTGAGCGTCGGTATACTCAGGGCTCTCGCCGCCGTCATCGGGGGCGCGGAGCTGGTGGTGGAGGTTGAGGTGGAGGCGAAGCCCTACCTAGGCCCAATACCGTTCACCCAAACCGTGCCTTCATGTAACAAATTATAG
- a CDS encoding glycosyltransferase 87 family protein has translation MGGAAAPLTSRLYSLAACNIHLAAALAMLGLAVAVHHPGLESPIYSDVVHLYLSRVAPLEGGGTLLPYRDFHLEYPPLVGLLWLLSVNTRIPGLTGLESHYIVQALAAAAMGLLSVEAVRRLAGVKRALAAALLPSMAVYSVYNWDLLAAAPMLWGLYMFRRGRVTAAGLLLGLGGAAKLLPLLAAAPLPVVAGRRGVKAAATAFAVTAASFLAVEALAPGFIEAFYRHHAGWYIEGSWLLVFGDPFSEELRRVAQALAALAVLAALAASRLLRLDPVTAAFVTLSAYLLGTYVYTPQMNLLPALLALSTPLFTPSLYPILLAQDTAATAVILTWHTTPNPLDPLAPPTIATYVKTTLLLAIAAALLDRAYKEGGSRGEQGQAGRQP, from the coding sequence TTGGGGGGTGCGGCGGCTCCGCTGACAAGCAGACTCTACTCGCTGGCAGCGTGCAACATCCACCTCGCCGCAGCCCTGGCTATGCTGGGGCTTGCTGTGGCGGTCCACCACCCGGGCCTCGAGTCCCCCATCTACTCGGACGTGGTCCACCTCTACCTCTCAAGGGTAGCCCCCCTGGAGGGCGGGGGGACGCTGCTGCCGTATAGGGACTTCCACCTGGAGTACCCTCCCCTCGTGGGCCTGCTCTGGCTCCTCTCGGTGAACACCCGCATCCCAGGGCTCACGGGGCTTGAGAGCCACTACATTGTCCAGGCCCTGGCCGCGGCGGCTATGGGACTCCTCTCGGTGGAGGCTGTCAGGAGGCTCGCAGGGGTTAAGAGGGCTTTGGCCGCCGCCCTCCTCCCCAGCATGGCGGTGTACTCGGTCTACAACTGGGACCTGCTGGCCGCTGCACCAATGCTCTGGGGCCTCTACATGTTCAGGCGGGGCCGAGTCACCGCCGCCGGGCTTCTGCTGGGCCTGGGGGGCGCGGCGAAGCTCCTCCCCCTCCTCGCCGCCGCCCCCCTGCCAGTGGTGGCCGGGAGGAGGGGGGTTAAGGCGGCGGCCACAGCCTTTGCAGTCACAGCCGCCTCCTTCCTCGCCGTGGAGGCCTTGGCGCCGGGGTTTATAGAGGCGTTCTACAGGCACCACGCCGGCTGGTATATCGAGGGTAGCTGGCTCCTCGTGTTCGGCGACCCCTTCAGCGAGGAGCTTAGGAGGGTGGCCCAGGCCCTCGCGGCCCTCGCCGTCCTGGCGGCTCTAGCCGCATCCAGGCTCCTCAGGCTGGACCCCGTTACAGCGGCGTTTGTAACGCTCTCAGCCTACCTGCTGGGCACCTACGTCTACACACCCCAGATGAACCTCCTCCCAGCCCTACTAGCCCTCTCAACCCCCCTCTTCACCCCGAGCCTCTACCCCATACTCCTAGCCCAGGACACTGCAGCCACGGCCGTCATACTCACGTGGCATACCACGCCAAACCCCCTAGACCCGCTGGCCCCCCCAACCATAGCGACCTACGTGAAAACCACGCTCCTCCTAGCCATAGCCGCAGCACTACTTGACAGGGCGTACAAGGAGGGTGGCTCGAGGGGGGAGCAAGGCCAGGCCGGGAGACAGCCCTAA